One region of Streptomyces rishiriensis genomic DNA includes:
- a CDS encoding sigma-70 family RNA polymerase sigma factor — protein sequence MATRAVARRKSANGETTDAARSVRAHGGEIADRDLVGMYLDEIARTPLLDAAKEVELSQIIEAGVFAQQVLDGDEESRAEASREELEALVAESERAKDVFIRSNLRLVVAVARRYPRSGLPLLDLIQEGNAGLVRAVEKFDYRKGFKFSTYATWWIRQAITRSIADQSRTIRLPVHLVEELGRIRRVQREFNRENGRDPEPAEIATELGSTPERVTDVLDWARDPVSLNMAVDDQGETQFGDLLEDTSAVSPEQSVMTLLRSEELDGLIDRLEPRTASIIKMRYGIDDGRERTLTEVGKEHGLTRERIRQIEKHALLELKKLARDTGFEAAA from the coding sequence ATGGCAACCCGTGCCGTCGCCCGTCGCAAGTCCGCCAATGGCGAGACGACCGACGCGGCCCGCAGTGTTCGCGCCCATGGCGGCGAGATCGCCGACCGCGACCTGGTCGGCATGTACCTCGACGAAATCGCGCGCACACCTCTGCTCGACGCCGCCAAGGAAGTCGAGTTGTCTCAGATCATCGAGGCCGGCGTATTCGCGCAGCAGGTCCTCGACGGTGACGAGGAGTCCCGTGCGGAGGCCTCGCGCGAGGAACTCGAGGCGCTGGTCGCCGAGAGCGAGCGGGCCAAGGACGTCTTCATCCGTTCCAACCTCAGGCTCGTCGTCGCGGTGGCCCGCCGCTATCCCCGCAGCGGTCTCCCGCTCCTCGACCTCATCCAGGAGGGCAACGCCGGTCTGGTCCGCGCGGTCGAGAAGTTCGACTACCGCAAGGGCTTCAAGTTCTCCACGTACGCGACCTGGTGGATCCGTCAGGCCATCACCCGCTCGATAGCGGACCAGTCGCGCACGATCCGCCTGCCCGTCCACCTGGTGGAGGAGCTCGGCCGGATCCGTCGTGTGCAGCGCGAGTTCAACCGCGAGAACGGCCGCGACCCGGAGCCCGCGGAGATCGCGACGGAGCTCGGTTCGACGCCGGAGCGCGTCACGGACGTCCTGGACTGGGCCCGCGACCCGGTATCGCTGAACATGGCGGTCGACGACCAGGGTGAGACCCAGTTCGGCGACCTGCTGGAGGACACGTCCGCGGTCTCGCCGGAGCAGTCCGTCATGACCCTGCTGCGCAGCGAGGAACTCGACGGCCTGATCGACCGCCTCGAGCCGCGCACGGCCTCCATCATCAAGATGCGGTACGGCATCGACGACGGTCGTGAGCGCACCCTGACCGAGGTCGGCAAGGAACACGGCCTGACGAGGGAACGCATCCGCCAGATCGAGAAGCACGCCCTGCTGGAACTGAAGAAGCTGGCCCGCGACACGGGCTTCGAGGCGGCGGCGTAG
- a CDS encoding dioxygenase family protein, whose translation MSAAPQERALPQERMPALYLSHGAPPLADDPVWPGELAAWSADLPRPKAILMVSAHWEEAPLALGAVDPVPLVYDFWGFPEHYYQVKYAAPGAPELAESVRKLLRAPGTPVQDIPDRGLDHGAYVPLVEMFPAADIPVLQISMPTLDPVKLMEIGRKLAPLRDEGVLIVGSGFFTHNLAALRHTGGGVPTWSSEFDDWGRHALENRDWDGLLDFLHKAPAGRYAHPRTEHFAPLFVTMGAAEMSGELDAQKSVIDGFWMGMAKRSVQFG comes from the coding sequence ATGTCCGCCGCACCCCAGGAGCGTGCCCTCCCCCAGGAGCGCATGCCCGCGCTCTACCTCAGCCATGGCGCCCCGCCCCTCGCGGACGACCCGGTCTGGCCCGGCGAACTCGCGGCCTGGTCCGCCGACCTGCCCCGCCCCAAGGCGATCCTGATGGTCTCCGCCCACTGGGAGGAGGCCCCCCTCGCCCTGGGCGCCGTCGACCCGGTCCCCCTGGTCTACGACTTCTGGGGCTTCCCCGAGCACTACTACCAGGTGAAGTACGCCGCCCCCGGCGCACCCGAGCTCGCCGAGAGCGTACGGAAGCTGCTGCGCGCCCCTGGTACCCCTGTGCAGGACATTCCCGACCGAGGCCTCGACCACGGCGCCTACGTGCCGCTCGTCGAGATGTTCCCGGCCGCCGACATCCCGGTCCTCCAGATCTCCATGCCGACCCTCGACCCCGTGAAGCTGATGGAGATCGGGCGCAAGCTCGCGCCGCTGCGCGACGAGGGCGTCCTGATCGTCGGTTCCGGCTTCTTCACCCACAACCTGGCCGCGCTGCGGCACACCGGCGGGGGAGTGCCGACCTGGTCCTCGGAGTTCGACGACTGGGGCCGTCACGCGCTGGAGAACCGCGACTGGGACGGGCTGCTGGACTTCCTTCACAAGGCCCCGGCCGGCCGTTACGCCCACCCGCGCACCGAGCACTTCGCCCCCCTCTTCGTGACGATGGGCGCCGCGGAGATGTCCGGCGAGCTGGACGCGCAGAAGTCCGTGATCGACGGGTTCTGGATGGGGATGGCGAAGCGGTCCGTGCAGTTCGGCTGA
- a CDS encoding DeoR/GlpR family DNA-binding transcription regulator, which produces MYAPERQQEILRLARDGGRVDVLSLAEEFQVTAETIRRDLKALDRAGLVRRVHGGAIPAGRLDFEPDLAEREGTSADEKDRIAKAALTELPTEGTVILDAGTTVARLAAALPLEASLTVVTHSLPIAARLADHPGMQLHLVGGRVRHRTRAAVDAWALRAYGEIRADVLFVAANGFSAEHGLTTPDLAEAAVKRAAVAAARRVVLLADSAKHGQEHFARFGDLSDVDLLITDSGLSPDDAAAIERGGTEVVRA; this is translated from the coding sequence ATGTACGCACCGGAGCGGCAGCAGGAGATCCTGCGGCTCGCCCGTGACGGCGGCCGGGTGGACGTCCTGTCGCTGGCCGAGGAGTTCCAGGTCACGGCGGAGACGATCCGCCGCGACCTCAAGGCCCTCGACCGGGCCGGCCTGGTGCGCCGCGTCCACGGCGGTGCCATACCCGCCGGACGCCTCGACTTCGAACCGGACCTCGCCGAACGCGAAGGCACCTCCGCAGACGAGAAGGACCGCATCGCCAAGGCGGCCCTCACGGAACTGCCCACCGAGGGCACGGTGATCCTCGACGCCGGCACCACGGTCGCCCGTCTGGCCGCCGCCCTCCCGCTGGAGGCCTCGCTCACCGTCGTCACGCACAGCCTGCCCATCGCGGCCCGCCTCGCGGACCACCCGGGCATGCAACTGCACCTCGTCGGGGGGCGCGTACGGCACCGCACGCGCGCCGCCGTGGACGCGTGGGCGCTGCGTGCGTACGGCGAGATCCGCGCCGACGTCCTGTTCGTCGCCGCCAACGGGTTCTCCGCCGAGCACGGGCTGACCACCCCCGACCTCGCCGAGGCCGCGGTGAAGCGGGCGGCCGTCGCCGCCGCGCGCCGCGTGGTACTGCTCGCCGACTCGGCCAAGCACGGCCAGGAGCACTTCGCCCGCTTCGGCGACCTGAGCGACGTGGACCTGCTGATCACCGACAGCGGGCTGAGCCCCGACGACGCGGCCGCCATCGAGCGCGGCGGCACGGAAGTAGTACGCGCATGA
- a CDS encoding MFS transporter — protein MTSTETSLESSPESSPGPRAAAKAAPGDRRRWFALAIVMTAAFMDLVDVTIVNIAIPSIQEEAGASWSQIQWITAGYALAFAAGLITGGRLGDIHGRKRLFLLGIGGFTLASALCGFAANPEMLVASRILQGAMAAMMVPQVLSIVHATFPAHERGKVFGLFGAIVGLGAVSGPLLGALLTEWNLFGLEWRPIFLINLPVGIAGLILGSRFITESKAPKALKLDLVGVVLVTLGLLMLLYPLTRGRELDWPVWGYVSMAGSIGVFGALVAYERRKGARDGSPLIELSLFRVRSFAAGVAVQTVFGVGLGVFFLVWTLYMQTGLGWSPLRAGLTGVPFSLAVSTAAGLSVQKLVPRFGRKVLQTGALTMGVGVLLYIWESERYGLGIAPWQMALPLVVMGVGMGLIVAPLTDAVLSDVPREHAGSASGLINTVQQMGNALGLGLVAVVFFGRIGDRLTPADVGPAFVDAFEHALGWVALVMFAIFLLMFALPKRPAQHLEGGAEDAPEAAPSGDRERELVA, from the coding sequence ATGACCTCCACGGAGACCTCCCTCGAGTCCTCGCCCGAGTCCTCGCCCGGCCCTCGAGCAGCAGCCAAGGCGGCGCCGGGCGACCGTCGCCGTTGGTTCGCGCTCGCCATCGTGATGACCGCGGCCTTCATGGACCTCGTCGACGTCACGATCGTCAACATCGCGATCCCCTCCATCCAGGAGGAGGCGGGCGCCTCCTGGAGCCAGATCCAGTGGATCACCGCCGGTTACGCGCTCGCCTTCGCCGCCGGGCTCATCACCGGCGGCCGGCTCGGCGACATCCACGGCCGCAAGCGGCTGTTCCTCCTCGGCATCGGCGGCTTCACCCTCGCCTCCGCACTGTGCGGCTTCGCCGCGAACCCGGAGATGCTGGTCGCCTCCCGCATCCTCCAGGGCGCCATGGCGGCGATGATGGTGCCGCAGGTGCTGTCGATCGTGCACGCCACCTTCCCGGCGCACGAGCGGGGGAAGGTCTTCGGGCTCTTCGGCGCGATCGTGGGGCTGGGCGCCGTCTCCGGGCCACTGCTCGGCGCGCTGCTGACCGAGTGGAACCTCTTCGGTCTGGAGTGGCGGCCGATCTTCCTCATCAACCTGCCGGTCGGTATCGCGGGCCTGATCCTCGGCAGCCGATTCATCACGGAGTCCAAGGCGCCGAAGGCGCTGAAGCTGGACCTCGTCGGCGTCGTCCTGGTCACCCTCGGCCTGCTCATGCTGCTCTACCCGCTCACCCGCGGCCGCGAGCTGGACTGGCCGGTGTGGGGGTACGTGTCGATGGCCGGCTCGATCGGTGTCTTCGGGGCGCTGGTCGCGTACGAGCGGCGCAAGGGCGCGCGGGACGGCTCGCCGCTGATCGAGCTCTCCCTCTTCCGGGTGCGCAGCTTCGCGGCGGGCGTCGCCGTGCAGACCGTCTTCGGGGTCGGCCTCGGCGTGTTCTTCCTGGTCTGGACGCTGTACATGCAGACCGGCCTGGGCTGGAGCCCGCTGCGGGCGGGGCTGACCGGTGTCCCGTTCTCGCTCGCCGTCTCGACGGCCGCCGGACTGTCCGTGCAGAAGCTGGTCCCGCGCTTCGGGCGCAAGGTGCTTCAGACGGGCGCCCTGACCATGGGCGTCGGCGTGCTCCTCTACATCTGGGAGTCCGAGCGGTACGGCCTCGGCATCGCCCCGTGGCAGATGGCGCTTCCGCTGGTCGTGATGGGCGTCGGCATGGGACTGATCGTCGCCCCGCTGACGGACGCGGTGCTGTCGGACGTACCACGCGAGCACGCCGGTTCGGCGTCCGGGCTGATCAACACCGTCCAGCAGATGGGCAACGCGCTCGGACTCGGCCTGGTCGCGGTCGTCTTCTTCGGCCGGATCGGCGACCGGCTGACCCCGGCCGACGTGGGCCCCGCCTTCGTCGACGCCTTCGAGCACGCCCTGGGCTGGGTCGCCCTGGTGATGTTCGCGATCTTCCTGTTGATGTTCGCCCTGCCGAAGCGGCCGGCCCAGCACCTCGAGGGCGGCGCCGAGGACGCCCCGGAGGCGGCCCCCTCCGGGGACCGGGAGCGCGAGCTCGTCGCCTGA
- a CDS encoding TetR/AcrR family transcriptional regulator, whose translation MSSTSPSASASLTERRKAATRMEIARAAAGLFASRGLKATRAEDIAQAAGIAPRTFYRYFATKEEAIAPLYAAGAQRWAEAVREAPAELTVPQALEHAIRHTLVPGRGVSAASWEWVRTLIRLAGTSPALGKVWAEVCHTSEATLTEILAERTAAAPRTPASDATSGAGSAATSATADASSVVPSVTPSDAPDIAADVSSNVSSGAASNVSSGAASEVSSRAASEVSSRAASEVSSDVPAAAASEVASPLDNVASPYQRFAAAVAGAAVRVAVESWAVTNLPPTGRRGPAELALRNLRALHGFAWEESPAEEA comes from the coding sequence ATCAGCTCGACCTCCCCCTCCGCCTCGGCTTCGCTGACCGAGCGGCGCAAAGCGGCCACCCGCATGGAGATCGCCCGTGCGGCGGCAGGCCTCTTCGCCAGCCGGGGGCTGAAGGCCACCCGCGCAGAGGACATCGCCCAGGCGGCGGGCATCGCCCCGCGTACCTTCTACCGGTACTTCGCCACCAAGGAAGAGGCCATCGCCCCGCTCTACGCGGCGGGCGCGCAGCGCTGGGCGGAGGCGGTACGCGAGGCCCCGGCCGAACTGACCGTGCCGCAGGCCCTGGAACACGCGATACGACACACCCTCGTCCCCGGCCGCGGAGTTTCGGCGGCGTCCTGGGAGTGGGTCCGCACCCTGATCCGACTGGCCGGAACCAGCCCCGCCCTCGGCAAGGTCTGGGCGGAGGTCTGCCACACCTCGGAGGCGACGCTCACGGAGATACTGGCGGAGCGGACGGCGGCGGCACCCCGTACACCCGCCTCCGACGCGACGTCAGGCGCCGGTTCAGCCGCCACGTCCGCCACTGCTGACGCTTCTTCAGTCGTCCCTTCGGTCACCCCGTCAGACGCCCCTGACATCGCTGCGGACGTCTCTTCGAACGTCTCGTCGGGCGCCGCTTCGAACGTCTCGTCGGGCGCCGCTTCGGAAGTCTCCTCGCGCGCCGCTTCGGAAGTCTCCTCGCGCGCCGCTTCGGAAGTCTCCTCAGACGTCCCTGCTGCCGCCGCTTCCGAGGTCGCTTCCCCTCTCGACAACGTTGCCTCCCCCTATCAGCGGTTCGCCGCGGCGGTGGCCGGGGCGGCGGTGCGGGTCGCGGTCGAGAGCTGGGCGGTGACCAACCTGCCCCCGACCGGCCGACGGGGTCCCGCAGAGCTGGCGTTGCGCAATCTGCGGGCCCTGCACGGGTTCGCGTGGGAAGAGAGCCCGGCGGAGGAGGCCTGA
- a CDS encoding GNAT family N-acetyltransferase: MSSERTEVQVRPGVEGDLEALTSLYNHYVRETPITFDTVAFTPEERRPWLLSHPEDGPHRLMVATEADSQDIRGSSQEILGYATSSAYRPKAAYSTSVEVTVYVAPHAGRRGIGTLLYKALFEALADEDLHRAYAGIAQPNEASARLHERFGFRHVGTYREVGRKFDRYWDVAWYEKELRPRTEPSLQRPPRLLLR, translated from the coding sequence ATGTCGTCGGAACGTACAGAGGTGCAGGTCAGACCGGGAGTCGAGGGTGACCTCGAAGCCCTCACCAGCCTCTACAACCACTACGTACGTGAGACGCCCATCACATTCGACACGGTGGCCTTCACTCCGGAAGAGCGACGTCCTTGGCTGCTCTCCCACCCTGAAGACGGGCCGCACCGCCTGATGGTTGCCACGGAAGCGGACTCACAGGACATCCGGGGGAGCTCACAGGAAATCCTGGGTTATGCCACATCCAGCGCCTACCGGCCGAAGGCGGCCTACTCCACCTCGGTGGAGGTCACGGTCTACGTCGCCCCGCACGCCGGCCGGCGCGGCATCGGCACGCTCCTCTACAAGGCGCTCTTCGAGGCACTGGCCGACGAGGACCTGCACCGCGCCTACGCGGGCATCGCGCAGCCGAACGAAGCGTCCGCGCGGCTGCACGAGCGCTTCGGCTTCCGGCACGTCGGCACGTACCGCGAGGTCGGCCGCAAGTTCGACCGCTACTGGGACGTGGCCTGGTACGAGAAGGAACTCCGACCCCGGACGGAGCCCTCCCTTCAGAGGCCGCCCCGACTACTCCTCAGGTAG
- a CDS encoding helix-turn-helix transcriptional regulator — MTTDTPARLLQLLSLLQTPREWPGGELADRLGVSRRTVRRDIDRLRELGYPVQASLGSDGGYRLVAGKAMPPLVLDDEEAVAIAVGLRAGAGHALEGVDEASVRALAKLEQVLPARLRHRVSTLQAATTPLTSGDGASIAPETLTVIASTVAGQERLRFAYRAKDGTESRRLTEPYRLVSTGRRWYLVAYDLDREDWRTFRVDRVADPFATGARFTPRELPTGSAAEYLRRSIQLRPDAYEYELDVTFEAPTEFVTARLPTWLGTPDAHPTAGTDGGDGCRLRATTSNPVEWVAMRLATLGCEFSVQGPPELVRCARELGARLSRSAGTEGTPGSAGR, encoded by the coding sequence ATGACGACGGACACCCCGGCTCGGCTGCTCCAGCTCCTCTCCCTCCTCCAGACGCCCCGCGAATGGCCCGGCGGCGAGCTCGCCGACCGGCTCGGAGTCTCCCGCCGCACGGTCCGACGGGACATCGACAGGCTGCGCGAGCTGGGTTACCCCGTGCAGGCGAGCCTCGGCTCGGACGGCGGCTACCGGCTGGTGGCGGGAAAGGCGATGCCGCCGCTGGTGCTCGACGACGAGGAAGCGGTGGCGATCGCCGTCGGCCTGCGGGCGGGGGCGGGACACGCGCTGGAGGGCGTCGACGAGGCGTCCGTCCGGGCCCTGGCCAAACTGGAGCAGGTGCTGCCCGCCCGGCTGCGCCACCGCGTCTCCACCCTCCAGGCCGCAACCACACCGCTGACCAGCGGGGACGGCGCGAGCATCGCACCCGAGACGCTGACCGTCATCGCCTCGACGGTGGCCGGGCAGGAACGGCTGCGGTTCGCCTACCGCGCCAAGGACGGCACGGAGTCGCGCCGTCTGACCGAGCCCTACCGGCTCGTCTCCACGGGCCGGCGGTGGTACCTCGTGGCGTACGACCTCGACCGCGAGGACTGGCGGACCTTCCGGGTGGACCGGGTCGCGGACCCGTTCGCGACCGGGGCCCGCTTCACTCCGCGCGAGCTGCCGACGGGGAGCGCGGCGGAATACCTCCGGCGATCCATCCAACTGCGCCCGGACGCCTACGAGTACGAACTCGACGTCACGTTCGAGGCACCGACGGAGTTCGTGACGGCCCGCCTGCCGACGTGGCTGGGCACCCCGGACGCGCACCCGACGGCGGGCACCGACGGCGGGGACGGGTGCCGACTGCGGGCGACGACCAGCAACCCGGTGGAGTGGGTGGCGATGCGGCTGGCGACACTGGGCTGCGAGTTCTCGGTCCAGGGGCCGCCGGAACTGGTCCGGTGCGCACGTGAGTTGGGCGCCCGCCTGAGCCGATCGGCCGGGACGGAGGGCACCCCGGGGAGCGCCGGACGGTGA